TTTCCCGGCGCCCCTGCCGACTACAACATCATGTCGGCCGGCGAGGACGGTGTCGCTGGCATCATGAAGAACCCCGCACCCACCGCACCTGCCTGGCTCGGCTATGTCGGTGTCGATGACGTCGACGCGACGGTCGCGAAGATCGAGCAGCTCGGCGGCAAGATCCATATGCCGCCCACCGATCTCGAGGGCGTCGGCCGCATGGCGATGGTCGAGGATCCGCAAGGCGCGCATTTCTACGTCATGCGCGGCAGCTCGCCCGAAGACAGCAAGGCCTATGGCCGCATGGAGATGGGCAAGGCGAGCTGGAACGAGCTCCAGACCACCGACGATGCCGCGGCGCTCGCCTTCTATTCCGAGCTGTTCGGATGGAAGAAGGAGGGGGCGATGCCGATGCCGTGGGGCGAGTACAGCTTCCTCAAGGGCGGCAGCAGCGAAGAAATGTGGGGCGCGATGATGCCGCGCGAGAAGGCGGAGAATCCGGTCAGCTGGAACTTCTACTTCCGCGTCCCCGATATCGACACGGCCTTCGCCAAGGTGAAGGAACTTGGCGGCACCCCCTTCCACGATCCGATGGAGGTGCCGGGCGGCGAGCGCGTGTTCTTCGCCACCGACCCGCAAGGCGCCGCCTTCGGCCTCGTCGCGCCGAAATAGGGTCTCGATAGCGGGGACGGCGCCGCCACGTATCTTGACAAAATCTCCTATTATGATACTGGGAGATTAGATGCGCGAAGCGGACTCCGTCCCCGCCTCACTCGCCGGACACCCGGTCTGGCAACGACTTTCCAGTTACGAATTCGGTCCCCCCGAAGCGGCACTCCCC
This is a stretch of genomic DNA from Sphingomonas sp. BT-65. It encodes these proteins:
- a CDS encoding VOC family protein, whose translation is MTNPHGSWIWYELLTTDADAAIDFYGKIVGWTASKFPGAPADYNIMSAGEDGVAGIMKNPAPTAPAWLGYVGVDDVDATVAKIEQLGGKIHMPPTDLEGVGRMAMVEDPQGAHFYVMRGSSPEDSKAYGRMEMGKASWNELQTTDDAAALAFYSELFGWKKEGAMPMPWGEYSFLKGGSSEEMWGAMMPREKAENPVSWNFYFRVPDIDTAFAKVKELGGTPFHDPMEVPGGERVFFATDPQGAAFGLVAPK